In Asticcacaulis sp. SL142, the sequence GATGGGGCGGGTGCCTATCCGGCGGTGGGGCATTTGCGGGCCCTGGCGGCAGAGGTGCGCAGCCTTATGGGGGCGGACGCGCAGATATCTTACGGTGCCGACTGGAGCGAATATTTCGGTCAACAGGCGGGTGGTGATGCGGTCTTTCATCTCGATCCTCTGTGGGCGGATGATAATATCGATTTCGTCGGTATCGACTGGTACGCGCCCCTGACCGACTGGAGGGACGGCGCGCATATGGATGCGGGTGAGGCGGCAGATATTTATGATCAGGCCTATCTCCAAAGCCGTGTGCGGGGCGGTGAGGGCTTTGACTGGTACTACGCTTCGGACGCGGATCGGACGATACAGACGCGAACACCGATCACCGACGGGGCCTATGGCGAGCCGTGGATTTACCGACCCAAGGATATACTGAACTGGTGGTCGAACGTGCACCATGACCGCATTGGCGGCGCGCGGTCCGTGACCCCGACGGCATGGGTGGCGCAATCGAAACCCATCCGCTTTATCGAATACGGCTGCGGCGCGATTGATAAGGGGCCTAATGCGCCCAACCTGTTTCTCGACCCCAAAAGCTCCGAAAGCCATGTGCCGCCGTTCTCGACCGGGGCGCGGGACGACCGCGCTCAGCGGGCCTATCTGATGGCGCTGGCATCATACTATGGCGAGGCCGCCAACAATCCGGTCAGTCCGGTTTATGGTGGGCGGATGATCAGCGGCATGGAGGTTTGGTGCTGGGATGCCAGGCCTTATCCGTACTTTCCGCAGAAATCGGATTTATGGGGCGATGCCGGTAACTGGAGCACCGGCCACTGGCTCAATGGCCGCGTCGGGTCAGGTGAGGTCCGCAATCTGATCGCTGATATTGCGCAGCAGGCCGGTGTCACCGACCTTGATCTGACCGAGGTTGAGGGCACCATCGACGGCTATGTGATCGAGCAGCCGATGTCGGCTTTTGAGGCTTTTTCACCGGTGCTTTCATACCTCGGGCTGGAGATCGCTGAACGCGGCGGCGGTGTGGCGCTGCTGTCGTCGCGGCATGGCTTAGACCGCAATATGCTGCGCGACGAACTGGCTTATGCGGATCGTAACCCCGTCATGGCGCGGCGTGATCTGATCGAGGTGCCGGGGCTTTTGACACTGCGGGCCTATGACCTGGACCGCGACTATCAGCTTCAGGCGGTGACGATGCGCCATGATGAGATTGCGGGTGCTGATCGGGTGAGCATCGATCTGCCGTTATCACTGACGGCCGGTCAGGCGGCGGATCATGCGGCCTACCTTTTGTCGGCCATGCAGCGCGTGCGCCATACGGTGACACTGGATATCGATCCGCTCGATTTGCTGCGGCTGGAGATTGGGGATGGTCTGATGTTGGAAGGCGATACGCGTACCTACCGCATCACCGCCATCGAGGCGGGCGAACAGCTGACCGCGACGCTGGTGCCAGCACCAGTTACACGAACATGGCCGGATGCCGAACCCGATGGGGCGACGGGTGTGGCGATCACTCAGCCGATTATGACGGGCCTGCGTATGCTCGATCTGCCGCCATTCAGCGCTGAGGACAGGGCGACGCCGGTGCTGATCCCGTCCGCCGCACCGTGGCAGGGCGCGGATATATATGCGGGCGCGGATACCGGTAGTTTGCGTCTGCGCGGGCGGGTGCAGGTGACCGGCGGGGTGGGGTACACGCTGATGCCATTGTTGCCGCAGCGTGCCTATTGTCTGCATGAGGATGCGCATCTCGATGTCTATCTTGAGGGCGATGCGCCGGTTAGCGTATCGGAGTCTGAGCTTCTGGCCGGTCGTAATCGTTTGTGTGTCAGGGCGATGAACGGCGAATGGGAGATCATCCAGTACCGCACGGCCACTTTGCTGTCGGCGCGCACCTATCGCCAGAGCGGGCTGATGCGCGGGCAGTTTGGGACGCTGGGTGCCCTAAGCGCGGGGATTGCGAACGGTGCTGAGGTCATCACCCTGCCCGATGAAATTACCCGCGCTGATATGAGTGTTGACGAGGTCGGTCTGCCGCGTCTGTGGCGGGCGGGGGCGATCGGCTTTGGCGGGGCCGCTTTGGGTGCGGTTGATATCACGGCGACATGGCAGGGGCTGTCTTTGCGGCCACGCACGCCGGTGCATGGTCGGGTACGCCGGTCGGGGGATGATCTGCGCATCACCTGGCATCGCTGTGCGCGCTTTGGCGGTGACGGCTGGGAAGGTGAGCCGCCCCTGTGTGAAGAGGTCGAAATATACCGTCTGCGTTTTTATCAGGGTGATGATTTGCGGCGCGAGATTGAGGTG encodes:
- a CDS encoding baseplate multidomain protein megatron — its product is MAQVILSTVGTYLGGPVGGFIGAQLGSAIDKTIVNSLSPTRTVGARLSGVRLNASAQGEPVKQVFGRARVAATVIWAAGLKENRTTTRASKSSPKTESFTYSLSMAVALSEGPIDGIGRIWADGQLLDQSKYVYRLYLGDDEQMPDAAIEAIEGHAPAYRGLAYLVFEDLVLTEFGNRPPNISVEVFRRPKGDHDDLESLIDGVCLIPGAGEFIYATQPNAVREGLTGARFETQNTQNGRSDFLVSLAQLKAHLPNVKRVNLVISWFGDDLRVGECQIRPGVEQAVKVTTPLTWSVSGVSRADAYLISTIDDRPVYGGTPSDQTVVAAIEALKAEGYEVTLIPFILMDVPADNDLPDPYGGARQAAFPWRGRIASVEDGTAAVTAQVDDFFNRTWGFKRFVRHVAELGVQAGGVDAIVLGSEMRGVTTLRDGAGAYPAVGHLRALAAEVRSLMGADAQISYGADWSEYFGQQAGGDAVFHLDPLWADDNIDFVGIDWYAPLTDWRDGAHMDAGEAADIYDQAYLQSRVRGGEGFDWYYASDADRTIQTRTPITDGAYGEPWIYRPKDILNWWSNVHHDRIGGARSVTPTAWVAQSKPIRFIEYGCGAIDKGPNAPNLFLDPKSSESHVPPFSTGARDDRAQRAYLMALASYYGEAANNPVSPVYGGRMISGMEVWCWDARPYPYFPQKSDLWGDAGNWSTGHWLNGRVGSGEVRNLIADIAQQAGVTDLDLTEVEGTIDGYVIEQPMSAFEAFSPVLSYLGLEIAERGGGVALLSSRHGLDRNMLRDELAYADRNPVMARRDLIEVPGLLTLRAYDLDRDYQLQAVTMRHDEIAGADRVSIDLPLSLTAGQAADHAAYLLSAMQRVRHTVTLDIDPLDLLRLEIGDGLMLEGDTRTYRITAIEAGEQLTATLVPAPVTRTWPDAEPDGATGVAITQPIMTGLRMLDLPPFSAEDRATPVLIPSAAPWQGADIYAGADTGSLRLRGRVQVTGGVGYTLMPLLPQRAYCLHEDAHLDVYLEGDAPVSVSESELLAGRNRLCVRAMNGEWEIIQYRTATLLSARTYRQSGLMRGQFGTLGALSAGIANGAEVITLPDEITRADMSVDEVGLPRLWRAGAIGFGGAALGAVDITATWQGLSLRPRTPVHGRVRRSGDDLRITWHRCARFGGDGWEGEPPLCEEVEIYRLRFYQGDDLRREIEVSAEKFTYTPAWREADYPSGFDADSRLDIAQKSQIYGWGLPLKLTL